One region of Wyeomyia smithii strain HCP4-BCI-WySm-NY-G18 chromosome 3, ASM2978416v1, whole genome shotgun sequence genomic DNA includes:
- the LOC129731804 gene encoding coagulation factor IX-like isoform X3: protein MKLFLAIALLGAAVTNSYQKSSPCPQVFSYDEQEDSTDTWYGTLRLKTAVPLHGIFIDVIFDALVFVFGAYFKDVTTKDNLHFHIEDKTYRLNAGETLILKFYVKHTDYGRVPLLRQVRFNGQNICVDLPTLKPATAPHRSDSFDRPVIYPDDAARRKATSSTFSDKSNASNESNGGNRKRPYPEKHDSYDPIQDPTIWRKPPTNSSYLTSTSRTVRQPVPSYEESNGNVFRSSSSKPLVKNEDSRTTTGSSAFFRGDRTIPTTTTAKSAYFQGDYAFIQNVESSTHYINSYDENICGTVVPKANPLVTHGTPTRSAQFPWHGALYRSSVTELKYLCGATLIATRFALTAAHCVTLEKSRRPVESSSLLLYLGKTNLKRWTGPEQDAKIEQVLVHTDYNYERFFADIALLKLKDDVKFNNFVRPACLWNFDEDYKMLINKVGYVPGWGYNERGLVSEDLSFAQMPVVAHETCIWSNRDFFSKVTSDTSFCAGFRNGTSVCNGDSGGGMVFKQNNRWFLRGIVSVSAALQNKVSCDPSHYAVFTDVAKFQEWIRSYM from the exons ATGAAG tTGTTCTTAGCGATAGCTCTACTTGGTGCAGCCGTGACCAATTCCTACCAGAAATCATCTCCCTGTCCGCAGGTTTTCAGCTACGACGAACAGGAAGACTCGACAGACACGTGGTACGGGACGCTCCGACTAAAAACTGCCGTGCCGCTACACGGTATTTTCATTGATGTAATCTTCGATGCGCTGGTGTTCGTGTTCGGA GCATACTTCAAAGATGTAACAACCAAAGACAATTTGCATTTCCATATCGAAGATAAAACGTACAGGTTGAATGCCGGTGAAacgcttattttaaaattttacgtCAAACATACCGATTACGGAAGAGTGCCGTTGCTACGTCAAGTACGATTTAATGGGCAAAATATTTGCGTGGACTTACCAACTCTCAAACCAGCAACCGCTCCACATCGTAGCGACTCATTCGATCGACCGGTCATATATCCGGATGATGCCGCCAGGCGGAAAGCTACTTCGAGCAC ATTTTCAGATAAATCTAACGCATCTAATGAGTCTAATGGTGGCAACAGGAAACGACCGTATCCAGAGAAACACGACAGCTACGATCCAATCCAAGATCCAACAATTTGGAGAAAGCCTCCCACCAACTCGTCGTATTTAACTTCCACTTCGAGAACAGTTAGACAACCTGTCCCCAGCTACGAGGAATCAAACGGCAACGTTTTTCGGTCCAGCAGTAGCAAGCCATTGGTGAAAAATGAAGATTCCCGGACCACAACCGGATCCTCAGCATTCTTTCGGGGTGATCGTACAAtcccaacaacaacaaccgccAAATCGGCTTACTTTCAAGGAGATTACGCCTTCATCCAGAATGTCGAATCATCG ACTCATTACATCAACTCGTACGACGAAAACATCTGCGGCACTGTAGTGCCGAAAGCGAATCCTCTCGTAACGCATGGAACACCGACCCGGAGCGCACAGTTTCCCTGGCACGGAGCTCTGTACCGATCATCCGTTACGGAACTTAAATATCTTTGCGGTGCAACTCTGATCGCTACTCGATTCGCTTTAACCGCAGCCCATTGCGTGACACTGGAGAAAAGTCGACGCCCAGTGGAGTCCTCCAGTCTTCTGTTGTACCTTGGCAAAACCAATCTCAAACGATGGACAGGACCGGAGCAGGATGCCAAAATCGAGCAGGTTTTGGTTCATACAGACTACAACTACGAACGTTTCTTCGCCGATATCGCCCTGTTGAAGCTAAAGGATGACGTAAAGTTCAATAATTTCGTACGACCAGCATGCCTGTGGAACTTTGACGAGGACTACAAGATGCTGATCAACAAGGTTGGGTACGTTCCGGGCTGGGGCTACAACGAGCGGGGACTAGTCAGTGAGGACCTATCGTTTGCTCAGATGCCAGTTGTGGCTCACGAAACGTGCATCTGGTCCAATCGGGATTTTTTCAGCAAAGTCACTTCGGATACTTCCTTCTGTGCAGGGTTCAGGAACG GAACTTCCGTTTGCAACGGTGACAGCGGTGGTGGAATGGTTTTCAAGCAAAACAACCGGTGGTTTTTAAGGGGAATCGTTTCAGTTAGTGCCGCTCTACAGAATAAAGTTAGCTGTGATCCCAGCCATTACGCGGTATTCACTGATGTCGCGAAATTTCAAGAGTGGATCAGGAGTTATATGTAG
- the LOC129731804 gene encoding serine proteinase stubble-like isoform X1 gives MKLFLAIALLGAAVTNSYQKSSPCPQVFSYDEQEDSTDTWYGTLRLKTAVPLHGIFIDVIFDALVFVFGAYFKDVTTKDNLHFHIEDKTYRLNAGETLILKFYVKHTDYGRVPLLRQVRFNGQNICVDLPTLKPATAPHRSDSFDRPVIYPDDAARRKATSSTSDNKHDNTREHSVQPINSVLHHNSEISDTNSYSSTVLTDNSTNSSGSFYSNAGSVVDHPESQKNPVSVVSRFSDKSNASNESNGGNRKRPYPEKHDSYDPIQDPTIWRKPPTNSSYLTSTSRTVRQPVPSYEESNGNVFRSSSSKPLVKNEDSRTTTGSSAFFRGDRTIPTTTTAKSAYFQGDYAFIQNVESSTHYINSYDENICGTVVPKANPLVTHGTPTRSAQFPWHGALYRSSVTELKYLCGATLIATRFALTAAHCVTLEKSRRPVESSSLLLYLGKTNLKRWTGPEQDAKIEQVLVHTDYNYERFFADIALLKLKDDVKFNNFVRPACLWNFDEDYKMLINKVGYVPGWGYNERGLVSEDLSFAQMPVVAHETCIWSNRDFFSKVTSDTSFCAGFRNGTSVCNGDSGGGMVFKQNNRWFLRGIVSVSAALQNKVSCDPSHYAVFTDVAKFQEWIRSYM, from the exons ATGAAG tTGTTCTTAGCGATAGCTCTACTTGGTGCAGCCGTGACCAATTCCTACCAGAAATCATCTCCCTGTCCGCAGGTTTTCAGCTACGACGAACAGGAAGACTCGACAGACACGTGGTACGGGACGCTCCGACTAAAAACTGCCGTGCCGCTACACGGTATTTTCATTGATGTAATCTTCGATGCGCTGGTGTTCGTGTTCGGA GCATACTTCAAAGATGTAACAACCAAAGACAATTTGCATTTCCATATCGAAGATAAAACGTACAGGTTGAATGCCGGTGAAacgcttattttaaaattttacgtCAAACATACCGATTACGGAAGAGTGCCGTTGCTACGTCAAGTACGATTTAATGGGCAAAATATTTGCGTGGACTTACCAACTCTCAAACCAGCAACCGCTCCACATCGTAGCGACTCATTCGATCGACCGGTCATATATCCGGATGATGCCGCCAGGCGGAAAGCTACTTCGAGCAC CAGTGATAACAAGCATGATAATACTCGGGAACATTCTGTACAACCAATTAACTCAGTACTTCATCATAATTCGGAGATCTCTGATACTAACTCATACTCTTCTACTGTCCTTACTGACAACTCGACTAACTCATCTGGCTCTTTTTATTCAAATGCCGGTTCGGTTGTAGATCATCCGGAATCTCAGAAAAATCCCGTTAGTGTAGTATCAAG ATTTTCAGATAAATCTAACGCATCTAATGAGTCTAATGGTGGCAACAGGAAACGACCGTATCCAGAGAAACACGACAGCTACGATCCAATCCAAGATCCAACAATTTGGAGAAAGCCTCCCACCAACTCGTCGTATTTAACTTCCACTTCGAGAACAGTTAGACAACCTGTCCCCAGCTACGAGGAATCAAACGGCAACGTTTTTCGGTCCAGCAGTAGCAAGCCATTGGTGAAAAATGAAGATTCCCGGACCACAACCGGATCCTCAGCATTCTTTCGGGGTGATCGTACAAtcccaacaacaacaaccgccAAATCGGCTTACTTTCAAGGAGATTACGCCTTCATCCAGAATGTCGAATCATCG ACTCATTACATCAACTCGTACGACGAAAACATCTGCGGCACTGTAGTGCCGAAAGCGAATCCTCTCGTAACGCATGGAACACCGACCCGGAGCGCACAGTTTCCCTGGCACGGAGCTCTGTACCGATCATCCGTTACGGAACTTAAATATCTTTGCGGTGCAACTCTGATCGCTACTCGATTCGCTTTAACCGCAGCCCATTGCGTGACACTGGAGAAAAGTCGACGCCCAGTGGAGTCCTCCAGTCTTCTGTTGTACCTTGGCAAAACCAATCTCAAACGATGGACAGGACCGGAGCAGGATGCCAAAATCGAGCAGGTTTTGGTTCATACAGACTACAACTACGAACGTTTCTTCGCCGATATCGCCCTGTTGAAGCTAAAGGATGACGTAAAGTTCAATAATTTCGTACGACCAGCATGCCTGTGGAACTTTGACGAGGACTACAAGATGCTGATCAACAAGGTTGGGTACGTTCCGGGCTGGGGCTACAACGAGCGGGGACTAGTCAGTGAGGACCTATCGTTTGCTCAGATGCCAGTTGTGGCTCACGAAACGTGCATCTGGTCCAATCGGGATTTTTTCAGCAAAGTCACTTCGGATACTTCCTTCTGTGCAGGGTTCAGGAACG GAACTTCCGTTTGCAACGGTGACAGCGGTGGTGGAATGGTTTTCAAGCAAAACAACCGGTGGTTTTTAAGGGGAATCGTTTCAGTTAGTGCCGCTCTACAGAATAAAGTTAGCTGTGATCCCAGCCATTACGCGGTATTCACTGATGTCGCGAAATTTCAAGAGTGGATCAGGAGTTATATGTAG
- the LOC129731804 gene encoding coagulation factor IX-like isoform X4 yields MKLFLAIALLGAAVTNSYQKSSPCPQVFSYDEQEDSTDTWYGTLRLKTAVPLHGIFIDVIFDALVFVFGAYFKDVTTKDNLHFHIEDKTYRLNAGETLILKFYVKHTDYGRVPLLRQVRFNGQNICVDLPTLKPATAPHRSDSFDRPVIYPDDAARRKATSSTKRPYPEKHDSYDPIQDPTIWRKPPTNSSYLTSTSRTVRQPVPSYEESNGNVFRSSSSKPLVKNEDSRTTTGSSAFFRGDRTIPTTTTAKSAYFQGDYAFIQNVESSTHYINSYDENICGTVVPKANPLVTHGTPTRSAQFPWHGALYRSSVTELKYLCGATLIATRFALTAAHCVTLEKSRRPVESSSLLLYLGKTNLKRWTGPEQDAKIEQVLVHTDYNYERFFADIALLKLKDDVKFNNFVRPACLWNFDEDYKMLINKVGYVPGWGYNERGLVSEDLSFAQMPVVAHETCIWSNRDFFSKVTSDTSFCAGFRNGTSVCNGDSGGGMVFKQNNRWFLRGIVSVSAALQNKVSCDPSHYAVFTDVAKFQEWIRSYM; encoded by the exons ATGAAG tTGTTCTTAGCGATAGCTCTACTTGGTGCAGCCGTGACCAATTCCTACCAGAAATCATCTCCCTGTCCGCAGGTTTTCAGCTACGACGAACAGGAAGACTCGACAGACACGTGGTACGGGACGCTCCGACTAAAAACTGCCGTGCCGCTACACGGTATTTTCATTGATGTAATCTTCGATGCGCTGGTGTTCGTGTTCGGA GCATACTTCAAAGATGTAACAACCAAAGACAATTTGCATTTCCATATCGAAGATAAAACGTACAGGTTGAATGCCGGTGAAacgcttattttaaaattttacgtCAAACATACCGATTACGGAAGAGTGCCGTTGCTACGTCAAGTACGATTTAATGGGCAAAATATTTGCGTGGACTTACCAACTCTCAAACCAGCAACCGCTCCACATCGTAGCGACTCATTCGATCGACCGGTCATATATCCGGATGATGCCGCCAGGCGGAAAGCTACTTCGAGCAC GAAACGACCGTATCCAGAGAAACACGACAGCTACGATCCAATCCAAGATCCAACAATTTGGAGAAAGCCTCCCACCAACTCGTCGTATTTAACTTCCACTTCGAGAACAGTTAGACAACCTGTCCCCAGCTACGAGGAATCAAACGGCAACGTTTTTCGGTCCAGCAGTAGCAAGCCATTGGTGAAAAATGAAGATTCCCGGACCACAACCGGATCCTCAGCATTCTTTCGGGGTGATCGTACAAtcccaacaacaacaaccgccAAATCGGCTTACTTTCAAGGAGATTACGCCTTCATCCAGAATGTCGAATCATCG ACTCATTACATCAACTCGTACGACGAAAACATCTGCGGCACTGTAGTGCCGAAAGCGAATCCTCTCGTAACGCATGGAACACCGACCCGGAGCGCACAGTTTCCCTGGCACGGAGCTCTGTACCGATCATCCGTTACGGAACTTAAATATCTTTGCGGTGCAACTCTGATCGCTACTCGATTCGCTTTAACCGCAGCCCATTGCGTGACACTGGAGAAAAGTCGACGCCCAGTGGAGTCCTCCAGTCTTCTGTTGTACCTTGGCAAAACCAATCTCAAACGATGGACAGGACCGGAGCAGGATGCCAAAATCGAGCAGGTTTTGGTTCATACAGACTACAACTACGAACGTTTCTTCGCCGATATCGCCCTGTTGAAGCTAAAGGATGACGTAAAGTTCAATAATTTCGTACGACCAGCATGCCTGTGGAACTTTGACGAGGACTACAAGATGCTGATCAACAAGGTTGGGTACGTTCCGGGCTGGGGCTACAACGAGCGGGGACTAGTCAGTGAGGACCTATCGTTTGCTCAGATGCCAGTTGTGGCTCACGAAACGTGCATCTGGTCCAATCGGGATTTTTTCAGCAAAGTCACTTCGGATACTTCCTTCTGTGCAGGGTTCAGGAACG GAACTTCCGTTTGCAACGGTGACAGCGGTGGTGGAATGGTTTTCAAGCAAAACAACCGGTGGTTTTTAAGGGGAATCGTTTCAGTTAGTGCCGCTCTACAGAATAAAGTTAGCTGTGATCCCAGCCATTACGCGGTATTCACTGATGTCGCGAAATTTCAAGAGTGGATCAGGAGTTATATGTAG
- the LOC129731804 gene encoding serine proteinase stubble-like isoform X2, with protein MKLFLAIALLGAAVTNSYQKSSPCPQVFSYDEQEDSTDTWYGTLRLKTAVPLHGIFIDVIFDALVFVFGAYFKDVTTKDNLHFHIEDKTYRLNAGETLILKFYVKHTDYGRVPLLRQVRFNGQNICVDLPTLKPATAPHRSDSFDRPVIYPDDAARRKATSSTDNKHDNTREHSVQPINSVLHHNSEISDTNSYSSTVLTDNSTNSSGSFYSNAGSVVDHPESQKNPVSVVSRFSDKSNASNESNGGNRKRPYPEKHDSYDPIQDPTIWRKPPTNSSYLTSTSRTVRQPVPSYEESNGNVFRSSSSKPLVKNEDSRTTTGSSAFFRGDRTIPTTTTAKSAYFQGDYAFIQNVESSTHYINSYDENICGTVVPKANPLVTHGTPTRSAQFPWHGALYRSSVTELKYLCGATLIATRFALTAAHCVTLEKSRRPVESSSLLLYLGKTNLKRWTGPEQDAKIEQVLVHTDYNYERFFADIALLKLKDDVKFNNFVRPACLWNFDEDYKMLINKVGYVPGWGYNERGLVSEDLSFAQMPVVAHETCIWSNRDFFSKVTSDTSFCAGFRNGTSVCNGDSGGGMVFKQNNRWFLRGIVSVSAALQNKVSCDPSHYAVFTDVAKFQEWIRSYM; from the exons ATGAAG tTGTTCTTAGCGATAGCTCTACTTGGTGCAGCCGTGACCAATTCCTACCAGAAATCATCTCCCTGTCCGCAGGTTTTCAGCTACGACGAACAGGAAGACTCGACAGACACGTGGTACGGGACGCTCCGACTAAAAACTGCCGTGCCGCTACACGGTATTTTCATTGATGTAATCTTCGATGCGCTGGTGTTCGTGTTCGGA GCATACTTCAAAGATGTAACAACCAAAGACAATTTGCATTTCCATATCGAAGATAAAACGTACAGGTTGAATGCCGGTGAAacgcttattttaaaattttacgtCAAACATACCGATTACGGAAGAGTGCCGTTGCTACGTCAAGTACGATTTAATGGGCAAAATATTTGCGTGGACTTACCAACTCTCAAACCAGCAACCGCTCCACATCGTAGCGACTCATTCGATCGACCGGTCATATATCCGGATGATGCCGCCAGGCGGAAAGCTACTTCGAGCAC TGATAACAAGCATGATAATACTCGGGAACATTCTGTACAACCAATTAACTCAGTACTTCATCATAATTCGGAGATCTCTGATACTAACTCATACTCTTCTACTGTCCTTACTGACAACTCGACTAACTCATCTGGCTCTTTTTATTCAAATGCCGGTTCGGTTGTAGATCATCCGGAATCTCAGAAAAATCCCGTTAGTGTAGTATCAAG ATTTTCAGATAAATCTAACGCATCTAATGAGTCTAATGGTGGCAACAGGAAACGACCGTATCCAGAGAAACACGACAGCTACGATCCAATCCAAGATCCAACAATTTGGAGAAAGCCTCCCACCAACTCGTCGTATTTAACTTCCACTTCGAGAACAGTTAGACAACCTGTCCCCAGCTACGAGGAATCAAACGGCAACGTTTTTCGGTCCAGCAGTAGCAAGCCATTGGTGAAAAATGAAGATTCCCGGACCACAACCGGATCCTCAGCATTCTTTCGGGGTGATCGTACAAtcccaacaacaacaaccgccAAATCGGCTTACTTTCAAGGAGATTACGCCTTCATCCAGAATGTCGAATCATCG ACTCATTACATCAACTCGTACGACGAAAACATCTGCGGCACTGTAGTGCCGAAAGCGAATCCTCTCGTAACGCATGGAACACCGACCCGGAGCGCACAGTTTCCCTGGCACGGAGCTCTGTACCGATCATCCGTTACGGAACTTAAATATCTTTGCGGTGCAACTCTGATCGCTACTCGATTCGCTTTAACCGCAGCCCATTGCGTGACACTGGAGAAAAGTCGACGCCCAGTGGAGTCCTCCAGTCTTCTGTTGTACCTTGGCAAAACCAATCTCAAACGATGGACAGGACCGGAGCAGGATGCCAAAATCGAGCAGGTTTTGGTTCATACAGACTACAACTACGAACGTTTCTTCGCCGATATCGCCCTGTTGAAGCTAAAGGATGACGTAAAGTTCAATAATTTCGTACGACCAGCATGCCTGTGGAACTTTGACGAGGACTACAAGATGCTGATCAACAAGGTTGGGTACGTTCCGGGCTGGGGCTACAACGAGCGGGGACTAGTCAGTGAGGACCTATCGTTTGCTCAGATGCCAGTTGTGGCTCACGAAACGTGCATCTGGTCCAATCGGGATTTTTTCAGCAAAGTCACTTCGGATACTTCCTTCTGTGCAGGGTTCAGGAACG GAACTTCCGTTTGCAACGGTGACAGCGGTGGTGGAATGGTTTTCAAGCAAAACAACCGGTGGTTTTTAAGGGGAATCGTTTCAGTTAGTGCCGCTCTACAGAATAAAGTTAGCTGTGATCCCAGCCATTACGCGGTATTCACTGATGTCGCGAAATTTCAAGAGTGGATCAGGAGTTATATGTAG